The segment CAAAAGAAACAATATTGATCCAAGAAAAAAATCACTCGCAACAGTTCACAAAAAAATCCTATGAAGGGCATGCACCAGAATAAGCACTATTTCAGTCAGACTCGGGATAAACTTGCATATTTTTCTAGGATGTTTATGCTCTATTATTAGACAACATTGATGTTTTAACGCATAACATAGTAGCCGTTATGTAAGCTTTACATAGAAAGGCACACTGAAGTTTTAGGGGGCAAcggaaacaacaacaaaaagtagcCTTTGAGTAATGTCAATCTGTTTTAATAGTGTCATATCATCCCCTCGCTGTTTGCCTCGCTCTACTGTACCAGTTGCCTTCTCTGTGCTGATGTTCACTACTTTCCCACCATTGACACTGACTGACTATGCAAGCTCTCAAGTCGACAGAATATGTCATATTTGACGACGTAATGGAGCAAAAAGAAATAGCATTACCTTTTGTATATTTTGTTGTGTCTCCTCCCCTTTGCTCCTTGGGCGCGCCGATGAAAATGCAACCGACATTGTGATATTAGGAAATTGAAAAAATGAAAAGCCTATTGTTATTGTAATATGTAGTTTATATCTAGCGCGCAGCCCTCTATAACATAGTTGCCCTCTATAACATAGTTAGGTTTCCCATTTTATGAAAATCATTGGGGTGTGTGAACCCCTGGATTACACCAAAATGAAAAGAAATGACGAATAAACAACAATATTCTCCTGGACGCAAATTGATCGTTTACTCTACATTTGGTGATGTTGCAAAGATGGAGAGTTCCATAATGTCTATGAAAAGATTCGCCTTGATCGAGACGCTCACTCAGTAATTTTTTGGTATAAACCAGACATAGGCTGCAGTAGATTTTTTCTCACAGTAGTAGGGTCGTccctagttaccacagccacaaagtcttaaaccccgcctatttctacaatttgtcttcttaaaatgtgattttaaacataaccctaaacttaaattAAGagcaaaaagcacatttttgttttcataaatGTTTACGATATAGCCAGACAACCCAGTAGTAGaggcaaagacagtacagtaaGAAGACcacagagagaagaggtaacCCAGACACGTCACATGGCTATAAAGCTGAAGGAAGCATCCGTTTAGAACGTTCTCaccaccaaatatggtagtgagtttactgttcatttttgtttatttcacttgtgtatattatctacctcacttgctttggccatgttaacacatgttccccatgccaataaagccccttgaattgaattgaatggaaGTCCAGTCGCgggtagtgagagagagtggaACTAGATGAAACTGAGCCGACATTATGCTAATTTTCTCATCCATAAGAAATCTGATCTCAATACctttttctgttcccaaaactagaatctgttacCAACACAGTGCACTAAGTTGTAAAATATCGCGTTGTTAAGAAGGAATGAATTTAGTTTGTACACACGCGCACTTCACAGACGTGTCGAACCCTAACGGAAATATGTGAATACATGCTACAACGCGCCAATAGGATTTCACCAGCTAGTACTTGGCTTTTCCGCCCTCCTTGCGTGTTCCGTTCACAATGCTTCATTTGCGCCCACTGTGAACGACACAGATTAACTATCTTGGCTTAGTTATATCTTTGctaaaactgcttctccaataacTGCTTCTCCCGTCACACTTGTCGTCGATGTCATGGCAACGTTGGATAGCTAAACTAATTTGTAAAAACACGAAATCGGGTCCTTTCGCGCCGAATTTCGCAGGTGcagggcccatattcataaaACCTTAAGAAGCAATTTCTTGTTAACTGCCATTTTTTTCTTAACTATATACTTAAGAATAAAGTTAAGCAAATGTGCAATTCCTCCAAAAGGTTAATGGACATTTTCTTGCTTTATTTCATATGTTTATACTTaaacaaaaaaataagaaatgtAATAAAACAAAGTTATTGGAAATGTTCTTAATTCCAAGATAGCTAAACCCTTGTTTTAAACTCAGGGTAGTGAGAGAAAAAAGCTCATGAAAGCAATTGACCATGTTTAATTCACTCACAAACTTAATCTGAAAAATTCAGTATTAATTATTTTAAACCCAAGAACATGTTTTAGAACAGTAATCTCAGTAAGAAATATGCTAACATGATTGCCattgctagatagctagctaaaacGGCTGCCTAACTAACACAACACACCTAGCAACAAACATCTTTGGAAGATTTGTAAGAAGATATTTGGGAAGTTCGGAAGAAAATCATTAAATCTTAAGATATTGAGGAATGACACTTACGAACTTTCTTAAGAACCGTAAgaagtgttttgtgaatctgggcctAAATTGTTAAAATCAAAAGGTACTCCTTCAATATGtttctcccgagtggtgcagcggtctaaggcactgcatctcagtgcatgaGGTGTCACTGCAGTCTTTGGTTtcaatccaggctgcatcacatccggctgcgattgggaatcccataagggcggcacacaattgagtttggctgtcattgtaaataagaactgacttgtctagttaaaaaaAGATGCATTTGAATCAAAAACtatcagtttgtcactttcacgaggttggagtaataacatgttcaactacctAAGAGATTTGCTCGAATCTAGGTTGTACCTTTTAGTTTGAGAAAAATAACTAGGGAAGAatttttcacttctctcattgacttctaaCTCAAAGGTCCTGGGCCTAGATTCACAAAACACTTCTTACCCCAAAACTTAAGATTCTTAAGGGGAAAAAATGAAGAAGTTGATAAGATAGTTTGTAAGTGCAATTCTTCCACAATATCTTAAGATGTAAGGATTTTCCTACAAACTTCTCAAATATCTTGTTAGAATCTTAGAATGTTTGTTGCTATGCAACCGACAATCATGTTAGCATCTTTCCTACTGAGATTACCTTTCTAAAACGTGTTCTTGGGTTTAAAATAATCAATACTGATGAACTTTGAGAGtgaatgaaacatgttcaattgctTTCATGCACTTATTCTCTCACTGCCTGAGTTTAAGACAAGGTTTTAGCTATCTTGGAATTAAGAAAAACGTTATTTTCAATAAtcaaatttcttcttaacttttGCTAAAGGAGAAACAAGCTAAATAGCTTAACATTTCCAAGATTAACCTTCTTTGTCAATCTATAGTTAAGGAAAAAATGCCAGTTAAGAAATTTTAGTACCTTATTTCctctcatatatacacacacacattctgacttTCAGCGCTACACCCAAAGCAATGGGCGAAGGCAATTTGGCATCTCCTCCCTCATTGTGGGGTTTGATTTTGATGGAACACCCCACATCTGTACAAAACAGACCCCTCAGGAACATACCATGCCTGGAAGGTAGGGGTGTTTTTCTGACCCATACATCAGAATCATTGATGAGATGCTTCAAAATATGATAAATAAAACGTGTACATAGGCAAATGCTATTGGAAGATCTGCCAAGACTGTTCGGGAGTTTCTAGAGAAGGATTATAAAGAGGATATGGAGTCCGATACGGACACCGTTAAGCTTGCCATCAGAGCACTAGAGGTGAGGCTTACACCACTTTAGAACATTTGACAGCAACAATGTAGTGATTGGAACACAAAGCACATATTTTCCTCCATCAAACTTCGCACCCTGTGTCCGCAGGATGTCCAGTCACGGGGAAAGAACATTGAGCTAGCCATTATGAAGCGGGATGAATCAATGAAGGTCTGTTTGAAATCGTGACATCTCAGCAAATCCAGAGGATCTCACCTGTGTAATAGTGCAACTTAATGTTCCCCTAATTATTTATTTTCCACTGTAAATAGATTCTGGTTCAAGAGGAAATTGAGGAATATGTCACGGCTATTGAAACAGAAAGCAGAGAAACCATGAACACTTTGACCAgtcataacaaaacaaaaaacacatgTGCCTTTGCATCAGGAATCTCATCATTTACATGAATTCATTGTTTCTCTAGCCATTTCTGGAGGGACCCCCAAGGATTGCATATTTTTGTTCTAGTCCGGCATAAACACCCAATTTGACTAATCAGCAGACTTGTTTGGTTGAATCAGGTAGGCTATGGTAGTGCTGGTAGTGCTCAAGGTACTGGGTGTTAAGACTAAAACAAAATGCTCCCACCCTGGGAGTCCCAATGGAATGAGAAACACTGGTGCCCTAATGGATCACATGCAATCTTAAGATTTTACCTTATTCTTGCAATGCAAAATATCTGCATTTAAAAACTACAACATCCACCTAGTATCATTGAACAGAGAACAAGTGAATAAGCAATTTCCCATGTTTATTTGAGTTGTAACAATTGAACACTTATTTTCTCAAAATGATAGAAAACAAACCAATACATGGGAATTCAATATTTTTAGCAGACAAGGTCTGTTTTAATTAAGTTAAGTAATATTTACAATATCATGAAGTATTTTACCCTCACCAGTTTCACCTTCAAATTGATCCCTTGAACAGTTTAGGAAGTTTGCATGTCATCCATTTATCCGAATACAGAAAAGGATGAAAAGCACAAGCAAATTCAAAACAATGTCAAAAGCCAAAATGTACCTTAGGCtcaaagaaaataaagaaaaagcaaTGCATTTCACTTCTCAAATACTTATTCAGGTGTGGGGTCCCAAGAGTCAAAATAAATTCTCATTACAAAACACTTCATGATGGCAGAGAAAAATAATGGATGCAAATTGTTACATTTTGGTTAACTACAAAAACTAAAGTACATACAACCAACCACTTTGTGGCAATTCATGCACAAGGTAACCCAAGCGTCAAACGAGGCCTGcagggtaaaaaaaaatgtttgaataATTACTAGCTTTGCCTGGTTAGACTCGAATCGCAAGCAATATATACCCAGGCTTTTGAATAAACATGCGTCCTTACTCACTTGACCCTCACAGCCTCCCAGTTCGCTGGGAGGACCGGCGCTGTGCGGACCCTAGCCCTCTGCGGCCGCGGTAGCCCCCACGGAACCTCAGGAAGCGACCAGGAACCCCAAAGGTCTCAACGTtcagcttcctctcctctgccctggtAGTGCGTCTGGGTCATAGTGTAACATGATTAGACAAGCACAGAGATTAGTCAGATCTTCATAAGCATTTTGTGACACATGAAATTGACAGCACAATAGATAGTCACTTTCAGAGCACATCTATAAAATAAACATGGTCACCTGGATTTATGGTCTGATGAGATGTTGTCAAAGAAGGATTTGGCCTTGTCATAGTAGCACTTGGGCCCAAATGGATCCCTCTCCACTGTCTTCTCACCAGTGTATACTTCTGGTTTCACCTTCCCGTCATCCTGTGTTTCTAGTGAAGATGCAAGCATGGATGAACAATTAACAAAATCATGGTTCTGAAATGCTTGCAGATGAtaccaaataatatttttggaggATATAACTCTGGCGGAAATGTAAGTCCCCTTTTTGCATTAATTTCCCCAATCAGTGATGCCAAATCATGAGCTAATGGTTGCCTAATGCATGATCACAGTCATGGTCAAATTGCCACATTCCTGCAACTACCGTTCAAAGCACGAAGGCCCATTGGTCACGGACATGTTGGTTGCATTAAAATAACCACCTTTGATGTTCAACTGGTCCTGCATCTCCCGCTCTAGCGCTTCCTTGTCGAACTGGGCATTTGCAGAATCAAAGTCAAAGTCTGACTCAAACTTGAGGGTGCTGGGCATGGAGCTCTTCACAAGGAGCTGGCCCCGATTACGATTCCTGGGCCTACGAGCTCCTGCAGGACAACAATGGAAAGAATGATATGTCATTCATTCTAAGGTATGAGAAATTCTATAACAAAATGGTTTACTATACAACCATCCAGAGCAAATTAGATTTGTCCCTGGCCCAAGAGCTaaaaacaaggggggggggggtcacctgGTCTCCTCCTTGGTGGCCTGTTCTCGTCGTTGGCTTGGGAAGTTGTAGGCCAAGGCTGTACATCGGAGCCACCTGATGGTAGAAAACTAGTTGCAAATCACACAGTCCGTTTTACAGTAT is part of the Oncorhynchus masou masou isolate Uvic2021 chromosome 33, UVic_Omas_1.1, whole genome shotgun sequence genome and harbors:
- the LOC135527995 gene encoding protein LSM14 homolog B-like isoform X1; its protein translation is MTVLEVEVKSFGSEGRPTDRPSPPKDDVYEYIIFRGSDIKDISLCEPPKSHHGLPQDTAIVQSSLSTSASSYNPTPGPISPYRIPSYNQLAANYLLNQQYAAALGLGGTHGPQVRRGPMVEQAVQTVPLDETGQKKGQNLFQEQCRETSRPMQRAARGSPQPQRLSGPGSGSDVQPWPTTSQANDENRPPRRRPGARRPRNRNRGQLLVKSSMPSTLKFESDFDFDSANAQFDKEALEREMQDQLNIKETQDDGKVKPEVYTGEKTVERDPFGPKCYYDKAKSFFDNISSDHKSRRTTRAEERKLNVETFGVPGRFLRFRGGYRGRRGLGSAQRRSSQRTGRL